In the genome of Geotrypetes seraphini chromosome 14, aGeoSer1.1, whole genome shotgun sequence, one region contains:
- the FAM174B gene encoding membrane protein FAM174B, protein MPALLVALLVALLAQDPLALSAAAIGVQSGEPQLDPGALNSSTEAAGENATAGENTFFTTYLPGSLQHLLTVKVAVIVACAFSFLLVVCLVIRICKYRSGKKIRKTRKYDIITTPAERVEMAPLNEDNEDDEDSTVFDVKYRYR, encoded by the exons ATGCCCGCTCTGCTGGTGGCACTGCTGGTGGCGCTGCTCGCCCAGGACCCCCTGGCGCTCTCCGCCGCGGCGATCGGGGTACAGAGCGGCGAGCCCCAGCTGGATCCGGGGGCTTTGAACTCCAGCACTGAGGCGGCGGGCGAGAACGCCACCGCCGGCGAAAACACTTTCTTCACCACCTACTTGCCCGGCTCCCTGCAGCACCTGCTCACCGTCAAAGTCGCCGTGATCGTGGCCTGTGCCTTCTCCTTCTTGCTCGTCGTCTGCCTGGTGATCCGGATCTGCAAGTACAG ATCTggaaaaaagataagaaaaacCCGAAAATATGATATTATTACGACTCCAGCTGAGAGAGTAGAAATGGCACCACTCAATGAAGACAACGAAGATGATGAAGACTCAACAGTGTTTGATGTGAAATATAGGTACAG